Proteins encoded by one window of Tubulanus polymorphus chromosome 7, tnTubPoly1.2, whole genome shotgun sequence:
- the LOC141908719 gene encoding uncharacterized protein LOC141908719 isoform X1, protein MTQTNVEMISTAQMFGLGAQIFSGFIFDKTGPTITSAIGLILVTLGYGLVYSTFSAKVFYSQHYGLMAFYFCILAHGFSYLYTTALLTNIRNFPNRHNAKVVAVMDTMFQLSLFVFTAVYNGAYVRGHLKHEAKQDLQGYILLMWILGAVTGILSLLFFHELPPDETNDEHIRLTDNEGGIGSPVDKTGSRDVIPGSAGVIPGSPDVSPSDSSDDGEEVRVRPMHHPAEQAYTNKSTACGFLSVLGYPSYHALVWGFSIIGGLMAMFVTNIGPTLKSVHLVQYVSVIVLINTLSGLVMRVLIGPLSDYLFKRVARDVFVMFAYTMCALGFIVLVFFVRSLAAVIISNILLGSAISITYTLVPVILAEVYGNDHLGLHFGVGKMVEFIVLYVTVLIYGKVYDSHVVTSYANMTSYSNVTTSPLLPNFDCYGNDCTQLVFIVSSLLAILAAGLAALFHILLKKSK, encoded by the exons ATGACTCAAACGAATG ttgaaatgatatctACTGCTCAGATGTTTGGATTGGGTGCACaaattttttctggttttatatTCGATAAAACTGGGCCAACGATTACCTCTGCTATCGGTCTCATACTGGTTACCTTAGGATACGGACTTGTCTATTCAACATTCTCCGCGAAAGTATTTTATTCGCAGCACTACGGCTTGATGGCAttttatttctgtattttAG CCCACGGTTTTTCGTACCTCTACACAACCGCGTTGTTAACGAACATCCGGAATTTTCCGAACCGTCACAACGCCAAAGTCGTTGCTGTGATGGACACGATGTTTCAGTTGAGTTTGTTCGTTTTCACCGCCGTCTACAACGGCGCCTACGTTCGTGGACACCTGAAACACGAAGCGAAACAAGATCTGCAAGGTTATATCTTATTGATGTGGATACTCGGGGCTGTGACGGGAATTTTGTCGTTGCTATTTTTTCACGAGTTACCGCCCGACGAAACGAACGATGAACACATAAGATTAACGGATAATGAGGGCGGTATCGGTTCGCCAGTCGATAAAACCGGTTCACGCGATGTTATTCCGGGTTCTGCGGGTGTAATTCCCGGTTCTCCCGATGTTTCTCCTTCCGATAGCAGCGACGACGGCGAGGAAGTCCGCGTACGCCCGATGCACCATCCCGCTGAACAGGCGTATACGAATAAATCGACGGCTTGCGGTTTTCTGAGCGTATTAGGATATCCGAGTTATCACGCACTTGTGTGGGGGTTCTCCATAATCGGCGGACTGATGGCCATGTTTGTAACCAACATCGGACCTACGTTGAAATCCGTGCATCTCGTCCAATACGTGTCTGTTATCGTGCTGATTAACACCCTATCGGGACTCGTAATGCGTGTTTTGATCGGTCCACTTTCCGATTACCTGTTCAAACGTGTAGCGAGAGATGTATTCGTTATGTTCGCTTACACAATGTGTGCACTAGGCTTTATCGTACTGGTTTTTTTCGTGCGTTCGTTAGCTGCTGTAATCATAAGTAATATTTTACTAGGCTCGGCTATCAGTATTACTTATACCCTCGTTCCCGTTATTCTTGCCGAGGTCTACGGTAACGATCATTTGGGGTTACATTTCGGGGTTGGGAAAATGGTCGAATTTATTGTTTTGTACGTTACCGTGTTGATTTACGGTAAAGTCTATGATTCACATGTGGTAACTAGTTACGCGAATATGACCTCTTATTCCAATGTAACTACCTCACCATTGTTACCTAATTTTGATTGTTACGGAAATGATTGCACgcaattagtttttatcgttTCATCCTTGTTGGCCattttggctgcgggtttggCAGCGCTTTTTCACATTTTACTCAAGAAATCCAAATGA
- the LOC141908719 gene encoding uncharacterized protein LOC141908719 isoform X2 gives MISTAQMFGLGAQIFSGFIFDKTGPTITSAIGLILVTLGYGLVYSTFSAKVFYSQHYGLMAFYFCILAHGFSYLYTTALLTNIRNFPNRHNAKVVAVMDTMFQLSLFVFTAVYNGAYVRGHLKHEAKQDLQGYILLMWILGAVTGILSLLFFHELPPDETNDEHIRLTDNEGGIGSPVDKTGSRDVIPGSAGVIPGSPDVSPSDSSDDGEEVRVRPMHHPAEQAYTNKSTACGFLSVLGYPSYHALVWGFSIIGGLMAMFVTNIGPTLKSVHLVQYVSVIVLINTLSGLVMRVLIGPLSDYLFKRVARDVFVMFAYTMCALGFIVLVFFVRSLAAVIISNILLGSAISITYTLVPVILAEVYGNDHLGLHFGVGKMVEFIVLYVTVLIYGKVYDSHVVTSYANMTSYSNVTTSPLLPNFDCYGNDCTQLVFIVSSLLAILAAGLAALFHILLKKSK, from the exons atgatatctACTGCTCAGATGTTTGGATTGGGTGCACaaattttttctggttttatatTCGATAAAACTGGGCCAACGATTACCTCTGCTATCGGTCTCATACTGGTTACCTTAGGATACGGACTTGTCTATTCAACATTCTCCGCGAAAGTATTTTATTCGCAGCACTACGGCTTGATGGCAttttatttctgtattttAG CCCACGGTTTTTCGTACCTCTACACAACCGCGTTGTTAACGAACATCCGGAATTTTCCGAACCGTCACAACGCCAAAGTCGTTGCTGTGATGGACACGATGTTTCAGTTGAGTTTGTTCGTTTTCACCGCCGTCTACAACGGCGCCTACGTTCGTGGACACCTGAAACACGAAGCGAAACAAGATCTGCAAGGTTATATCTTATTGATGTGGATACTCGGGGCTGTGACGGGAATTTTGTCGTTGCTATTTTTTCACGAGTTACCGCCCGACGAAACGAACGATGAACACATAAGATTAACGGATAATGAGGGCGGTATCGGTTCGCCAGTCGATAAAACCGGTTCACGCGATGTTATTCCGGGTTCTGCGGGTGTAATTCCCGGTTCTCCCGATGTTTCTCCTTCCGATAGCAGCGACGACGGCGAGGAAGTCCGCGTACGCCCGATGCACCATCCCGCTGAACAGGCGTATACGAATAAATCGACGGCTTGCGGTTTTCTGAGCGTATTAGGATATCCGAGTTATCACGCACTTGTGTGGGGGTTCTCCATAATCGGCGGACTGATGGCCATGTTTGTAACCAACATCGGACCTACGTTGAAATCCGTGCATCTCGTCCAATACGTGTCTGTTATCGTGCTGATTAACACCCTATCGGGACTCGTAATGCGTGTTTTGATCGGTCCACTTTCCGATTACCTGTTCAAACGTGTAGCGAGAGATGTATTCGTTATGTTCGCTTACACAATGTGTGCACTAGGCTTTATCGTACTGGTTTTTTTCGTGCGTTCGTTAGCTGCTGTAATCATAAGTAATATTTTACTAGGCTCGGCTATCAGTATTACTTATACCCTCGTTCCCGTTATTCTTGCCGAGGTCTACGGTAACGATCATTTGGGGTTACATTTCGGGGTTGGGAAAATGGTCGAATTTATTGTTTTGTACGTTACCGTGTTGATTTACGGTAAAGTCTATGATTCACATGTGGTAACTAGTTACGCGAATATGACCTCTTATTCCAATGTAACTACCTCACCATTGTTACCTAATTTTGATTGTTACGGAAATGATTGCACgcaattagtttttatcgttTCATCCTTGTTGGCCattttggctgcgggtttggCAGCGCTTTTTCACATTTTACTCAAGAAATCCAAATGA
- the LOC141908743 gene encoding splicing factor C9orf78-like — protein MASTKKKQFRKRRQESSSSEDEEEMGDRPIPKDSITNDIKALQKLRKRPNGVNVIGLALGKKLPDNEPRLVNDPFKMDTGGIVDMKALKEQGKLADPESIGTSFAAETNRRDEDADMLKYVEKELAKKKGLVSKDESPEKKSVKTVNDVLFDVPEHLRATTMKRTEDMLSNQMLSGIPEVDLGIDAKIRNIEQTEDAKQKLIELKMKRNNEKVSAFVPTNMAVNFVQHNRFNIDDNNPILKKEEPPKPKMPRVGDAESIFDQEGSKKKDGEKATDDYHYERFKKQMRRY, from the exons ATGGCGTCCACGAAAAAGAAACAGTTTCGGAAACGAAGACAAGAGTCTTCTAGCAGCGAAGATGAGGAAGAAATGGGCGATCGACCTAT CCCGAAAGATTCGATTACAAATGATATAAAAGCGTTGCAGAAATTGAGAAAACGACCAAATGGCGTGAATGTTATTGGTTTGGCATTAGGCAAAAAATTACCAGATAATGAACCAAGGCTGGTG AACGATCCATTTAAGATGGACACTGGTGGAATAGTAGATATGAAAGCGTTGAAAGAACA GGGTAAACTAGCAGATCCTGAGAGTATCGGAACCTCCTTCGCGGCAGAGACTAACAGAAGAGATGAGGATGCTGATAT GTTGAAATATGTCGAGAAAGAATTAGCAAAGAAGAAGGGTTTAGTCTCGAAAGATGAGTCTCCAGAAAAGAAAAG cGTAAAAACTGTGAACGACGTATTGTTCGATGTTCCCGAACATTTACGAGCGACGACCATGAAACGCACCGAGGATATGTTGTCGAATCAAATGTTATCCGGAATACCAGAAGTTGATCTCGGAATTGA CGCTAAAATACGTAACATCGAACAGACCGAAGACGCCAAACAGAAATTGattgaactgaaaatgaagagaAACAATGAGAAAGTGTCCGCGTTTGTGCCGACTAATATGGCCGTGAACTTCGTACAACACAACAGAT tcaatatcgatgataataatcccatattgaagaaagaagagCCACCAAAACCGAAAATGCCACGCGTTGGAGATGCGGAATCAATATTTG ATCAAGAAGGCAGCAAGAAAAAAGACGGCGAAAAAGCGACGGATGATTATCATTACGAGCGTTTCAAGAAACAAATGAGAAGATATTGA
- the LOC141908753 gene encoding transmembrane protein 50B-like yields MSGCLDHVQLPDCEACSVGDKRNAVAAIIAGSMFFMGWWIDIDAAAGYPSDQTLKYAQTCAVFGTIAMFMINSISNGQVRGEAYTTGCMGQTGARVWLFIGFLLGFGSLIAASWILFGHYVVLAQGKDAWPGIAVFLQNALIFFSSLVFKFGRTEDLWG; encoded by the coding sequence ATGTCGGGCTGTTTGGATCACGTGCAGTTACCGGATTGCGAAGCATGCAGCGTCGGAGATAAACGTAACGCGGTCGCGGCGATTATCGCCGGATCGATGTTTTTCATGGGATGGTGGATCGATATCGACGCAGCTGCCGGTTACCCGAGCGATCAGACGTTGAAATACGCCCAAACGTGCGCCGTATTCGGAACGATCGCGATGTTCATGATCAACTCGATATCGAACGGACAAGTTCGCGGCGAGGCTTACACGACCGGTTGTATGGGACAGACGGGCGCTCGAGTTTGGTTGTTCATCGGTTTTCTGTTAGGGTTCGGATCTCTGATCGCGGCGTCGTGGATATTATTCGGACATTACGTCGTGCTGGCGCAAGGAAAAGACGCTTGGCCCGGAATCGCCGTTTTTCTGCAGAATGCGTTGATATTTTTTAGCTCCTTGGTGTTTAAATTCGGTCGAACTGAAGATCTCTGGGGCTAG
- the LOC141908002 gene encoding valine--tRNA ligase-like translates to MAAHMRSICKLKAPSFCRLTQYSRLQRSSHLVYSVNKLGVANKTHLSSPFYSFSQRFLSSNVDNVQQRGGGGQQQQRQAQTQGSAAADDETTTPNSLSSGAADDRLDRVEYNRKKQKEKLERKKAKRLAHEQKMKEKAATSTEAVYDAQYSAAERIPGDKKDISSPLHKRYSPQYVEAAWYDWWEQKGFFKPEVNPGPARFTVCLPPPNVTGDLHLGHALTSSIQDAIVRWRRMCGDRVLWNPGCDHAGIATQVVVEKQLMKQTGLTRHDIGRRQFIDQVWQWKNQKGDHIYAQMRKLGSSLDWDRDCFTMDPKHSSAVVEAFVRLHERGLIYRSNRLVNWSCSLKSAISDIEVDDLVVNNRTKLEVPGYTNKIEFGTLTSFAYKVIDSDELVVVATTRLETMLGDTAVAVHPDDNRYSHLRGRELQHPFCDRKLPIVFDDFVDRLFGTGVVKLTPGHSHVDYEVARRHGLPVVSILDDAGLINDVCPQFQGVKRFDARAKIQNALKELGLYVGAEDHSMTLPICSRSGDIIEPVLREQWFVDCSMSMDRARDVVNSCELQLIPDHHENIWNEWLKAKQDWCISRQLWWGHQIPAYRVMDATGKRIKENGVDLWVSGKSLEEATLKAANLTGLASDQLQLIQDEDVLDTWFSSAIFPLSMLGWPDSTDDLQQYYPTNILETGSDILFFWVARMVMLCQELHGSLPFKKVLLHGLLRDVYGRKMSKSLGNVINPIHVIQGVRLKVLNAELEKSNLPPSEIDKAMAGQKRQFPHGIKQCGADALRFTLCSYNFKNQNINFNVDHAVYNRNFCNKIWQAFRFFLQNIPADYEPSNVTENVSAIDNWILIRMSELVDICNAQFNNYNLHLVCRALNRFWFEEFCDVYLECIKPTLLTDTESARVARDVMYTVFDNGLRALSPFMPYLTEELYQRLPGPPSLRAESIMIAPYPTPTEFQWQNVQLEQDLKYIQSIATVAMNLRRDFNFSNGRTDLVLSTSDPTLESLIQKYEDIVLTMMKSRRVVVEPASDHTPDGCITRTVDENTKMHLNIKAFADPVVEIARVKLRLSKLDDKIDREREMLNDVDIDLVRQVALQQSIAESEQAKKHAENHLAMLEKLT, encoded by the exons ATGGCGGCGCACATGAGATCGATTTGCAAATTAAAAGCTCCGAGTTTTTGTCGTTTAACGCAATATTCCCGGCTTCAGCGGTCCTCGCATCTAGTATACAGCGTGAATAAACTAGGCGTTGCCAATAAAACGCATCTATCCAGTCCGTTCTATTCGTTTTCTCAGCGTTTTTTATCTTCAAACGTAGACAATGTTCAACAACGAGGAGGAGGAGGCCAACAACAACAGCGGCAAGCCCAGACCCAGGGGAGTGCAGCGGCTGACGATGAAACCACGACGCCGAACTCCCTGTCGTCGGGGGCCGCTGATGATCGACTGGATCGCGTTGAATACAACAGGAAGAAACAGAAGGAAAAACTGGAAAGGAAGAAGGCGAAGCGTTTGGCGCATGaacaaaaaatgaaagaaaag GCTGCCACTTCAACTGAAGCCGTATACGATGCACAGTACAGCGCAGCAGAAAGAATTCCAGGCGATAAAAAAG aCATTTCCAGTCCGTTGCACAAACGTTACAGTCCACAGTACGTCGAAGCCGCTTGGTACGATTGGTGGGAACAAAAAGGATTCTTTAAACCGGAAGTGAATCCCGGTCCAGCTCGATTTACCGTCTGTCTTCCTCCGCCTAACGTTACCGGTGACCTTCACCTCGGCCACGCACTCACGAGTTCTATTCAAGACGCGATAGTCAGATG GCGTCGAATGTGCGGTGATCGTGTACTGTGGAATCCCGGGTGCGATCACGCCGGCATCGCCACGCAAGTCGTCGTCGAGAAACAATTGATGAAACAGACCGGTTTAACACGGCACGATATCGGCAGACGACAGTTTATCGATCAGGTGTGGCAGTGGAAAAATCA GAAAGGCGATCATATTTATGCTCAGATGAGAAAACTCGGTTCGTCGTTGGACTGGGATCGCGATTGTTTCACTATGGATCCG AAACATTCGTCGGCAGTTGTCGAAGCGTTTGTTCGTTTGCACGAACGAGGATTGATTTATCGTAGCAATCGACTAGTCAACTGGTCGTGTTCTCTGAAGTCAGCTATTTCTGATATCGAG GTTGATGATCTAGTCGTAAACAACAGGACGAAACTCGAAGTGCCCGGATACACCAACAAAATAGAATTCGGCACTCTCACATCATTCGCGTACAAAGTCATCGATTCAG ATGAACTGGTCGTCGTGGCGACGACGCGTTTGGAGACGATGCTGGGCGATACGGCGGTCGCCGTGCATCCCGATGATAATCGTTACAGTCACCTGCGTGGTCGAGAGTTGCAGCACCCGTTCTGTGATCGTAAACTGCCGATCGTTTTCGACGATTTCGTCGACCGATTGTTCGGAACGGGAGTCGTGAAATTGACTCCCGGTCACAGTCACGTCGATTACGAAGTCGCCAGACGTCACGGTTTACCAGTTGTGTCGATACTGGACGACGCAGGGTTGATCAATGACGTCTGCCCACAATTCCAG GGAGTTAAACGTTTCGACGCTCGAGCGAAAATACAAAACGCTCTGAAAGAACTCGGTTTGTACGTCGGTGCAGAAGATCATAGCATGACGTTACCAATCTGTAG TCGATCCGGAGATATCATCGAACCGGTGTTGCGGGAGCAGTGGTTTGTCGATTGTTCGATGTCGATGGACCGAGCTCGGGACGTTGTGAACTCGTGCGAGTTGCAGCTCATTCCCGACCACCACGAGAACATCTGGAACGAGTGGTTGAAAGCCAAACAGGACTGGTGTATCAGTCGCCAGTTGTGGTGGGGACACCAGATACCGGCTTATAGAGTTATGGACGCGACTGGTAAACGGATCAAG GAAAATGGGGTTGATCTATGGGTTAGTGGTAAATCATTAGAAGAGGCAACGCTGAAAGCTGCAAACTTGACCGGTTTAGCATCAGATCAACTTCAACTTATTCAAG ATGAAGATGTTTTAGATACGTGGTTTTCATCAGCTATTTTTCCTCTGTCGATGCTTGGCTGGCCGGATTCG ACCGATGATCTACAGCAGTATTATCCGACTAATATACTGGAAACTGGTAGTGACATTTTGTTTTTCTGGGTCGCGCGTATGGTCATGTTGTGTCAAGAACTGCACGGTTCGTTGCCATTTAAAAAG gtgCTATTACACGGATTACTGAGAGATGTTTATGGGCGTAAAATGAGTAAATCTCTCGGGAACGTTATAAATCCGATACATGTGATACAAGGAGTTCGTTTGAAG GTACTGAATGCTGAACTAGAGAAAAGTAATTTGCCGCCGTCTGAGATCGATAAAGCGATGGCCGGCCAGAAGAGACAGTTTCCACACGGGATCAAGCAATGTGGTGCGGATGCACTGCGATTCACTTTGTGTTCTTACAACTTCAAAA ATCAGAACATAAATTTCAACGTCGATCACGCCGTATATAATCGTAATTTCTGTAACAAGATCTGGCAAGCGTTCCGGTTCTTCCTGCAAAACATTCCTGCTGATTACGAGCCATCCAATGTTACG GAAAATGTAAGCGCAATTGATAATTGGATTTTAATTCGTATGAGTGAACTGGTTGATATCTGTAACGCGCAGTTCAACAACTACAATCTACATCTCGTGTGTCGAGCCTTAAATCGATTCTGGTTCGAAGAATTCTGCGACGTTTATCTC GAATGTATTAAACCGACGTTATTAACGGACACCGAATCGGCACGCGTTGCACGCGATGTAATGTATACAGTGTTCGATAACGGATTGCGCGCTTTGAGCCCGTTCATGCCGTACCTAACCGAAGAACTTTACCAGAGACTGCCGGGACCGCCATCGCTCAGAGCCGAGAGCATCATGATCGCACCTTACCCGACTCCAACTGAG TTTCAATGGCAGAATGTACAGTTAGAACAGGACTTGAAATACATCCAAAGTATCGCCACGGTTGCGATGAATTTGCGAAgagatttcaatttttcaaacgGCCGCACGGATT TGGTGCTGTCGACATCCGACCCGACGCTCGAGTCTCTCATTCAGAAATACGAGGATATCGTACTCACGATGATGAAGTCGAGGCGAGTCGTCGTCGAACCCGCTTCCGATCATACTCCCGACGGCTGCATCACTCGTACGGTCGATGAAAATACGAAAATGCACCTGAATATCAAG GCTTTCGCTGATCCGGTCGTGGAAATTGCTCGAGTGAAACTTCGCTTGAGTAAGCTCGACGACAAAATCGATCGCGAACGAGAAATGTTGAATGATGTGGATATTGATTTGGTTCGGCAAGTGGCTCTTCAGCAATCG